One region of Rhodocaloribacter litoris genomic DNA includes:
- a CDS encoding WD40/YVTN/BNR-like repeat-containing protein: protein MRRMHLLPVGLLLLLGVPPRGAVAQADAGPAILYGGFIPSKGYVVGSSLDESGLIRREPDGRWVHLGHNNPRVNAVAAVPGRPDTLFVAAGNGVLRTFDGGRSWRIVTDWRMTEVQDVAVDAHAPGFVYAGTAYGVWRSTDGGDTWEEASVGIPPGKTYTETVEVDRTTAYRVLAGTDDGVYVSEDGGRTWLRAGLPGVEVLDLQQSRTAPDVWLAATYRHGLHRSTDGGRTWHPVAPAWAAHSIHGVAIDPHDARRMAAAGWDTGVLVSVDGGRTWERRGDTLPVDDFYEIVFDANVPGRLLAATVEEGLFASDDLGRTWTLLGLEGALIFDLTFVYPR from the coding sequence ATGAGACGAATGCACCTTCTTCCGGTCGGGCTCCTGTTGTTGCTCGGTGTGCCTCCGCGCGGGGCCGTGGCCCAGGCGGACGCCGGCCCGGCGATCCTCTACGGCGGCTTTATCCCGTCGAAAGGCTACGTCGTCGGCAGTAGCCTGGACGAGAGCGGCCTCATCCGGCGCGAGCCGGACGGACGCTGGGTGCACCTGGGACACAACAACCCGCGCGTCAATGCCGTCGCCGCCGTGCCCGGCCGGCCGGACACGCTCTTCGTGGCCGCCGGCAACGGCGTGTTGCGCACCTTCGACGGCGGTCGTTCCTGGCGCATCGTCACCGACTGGCGCATGACCGAGGTGCAGGATGTGGCCGTGGACGCCCACGCCCCCGGCTTCGTCTATGCCGGCACCGCCTACGGCGTCTGGCGCTCGACGGACGGCGGGGACACCTGGGAGGAAGCCAGCGTGGGCATCCCGCCGGGCAAGACGTACACCGAGACCGTGGAGGTGGACCGTACGACCGCCTACCGCGTCCTGGCCGGGACCGACGACGGCGTCTACGTCTCGGAGGACGGCGGCCGGACGTGGCTGCGCGCCGGCCTGCCCGGCGTGGAGGTGCTCGACCTCCAGCAGAGCCGCACCGCGCCGGACGTCTGGCTCGCCGCCACCTACCGGCACGGCCTCCACCGCTCCACCGACGGCGGGCGGACCTGGCACCCCGTGGCCCCGGCCTGGGCCGCACACAGCATCCACGGCGTCGCCATCGACCCCCACGACGCCCGGCGTATGGCCGCCGCCGGATGGGACACCGGCGTCCTCGTCTCCGTCGACGGCGGGCGGACCTGGGAACGGCGCGGCGACACCCTGCCCGTCGACGACTTCTACGAGATCGTCTTCGACGCCAACGTGCCCGGCCGGCTGCTGGCCGCTACCGTCGAGGAGGGACTCTTTGCCTCGGACGACCTGGGCCGTACCTGGACGCTGCTGGGCCTCGAAGGCGCGCTGATCTTCGACCTTACGTTCGTCTATCCCCGATGA
- a CDS encoding phytanoyl-CoA dioxygenase family protein, with amino-acid sequence MSTTTATTLFQRPYDVTDEQVAFFRANGYVRFDGVLSPEEVEALRAALERALAAKKAFTRDLAGGGDRIVQMLNLWEHDDVFRAYSTSPRLARMAARLTGSETIHLFHDQALIKPPGPSAPSPWHQDQPYWPSKEPGMISCWMALDDVTIDRGAMQFIPGSHRWGEFAPVSFAGDGPGLYDMISDEQRAQWTPVPVELKAGDCTWHHGLTFHYTRPNTTDRTRRAVVTIYIPDGITYAADEKMEHPLSPTITSRKGEPLRGTKFLRLL; translated from the coding sequence ATGAGCACGACCACCGCCACCACCCTCTTCCAGCGACCCTATGACGTCACCGACGAGCAGGTTGCCTTCTTCCGGGCCAACGGGTACGTGCGCTTCGACGGGGTGCTCTCCCCCGAGGAGGTCGAGGCGCTGCGGGCCGCGCTCGAACGCGCCCTCGCCGCCAAGAAAGCCTTCACCCGCGACCTGGCCGGGGGCGGCGACCGGATCGTCCAGATGCTCAACCTGTGGGAGCACGACGACGTCTTCCGCGCCTATTCGACCAGCCCGCGCCTGGCCCGCATGGCCGCCCGTCTTACCGGCAGCGAGACCATCCACCTCTTTCACGACCAGGCCCTCATCAAGCCGCCCGGCCCGAGCGCACCCTCGCCCTGGCACCAGGATCAGCCCTACTGGCCCTCGAAAGAGCCGGGCATGATTTCCTGCTGGATGGCCCTCGACGACGTCACCATCGACCGGGGGGCCATGCAGTTCATCCCCGGCTCGCATCGCTGGGGCGAGTTCGCGCCCGTCTCATTCGCCGGCGACGGCCCCGGGCTCTACGACATGATCTCGGACGAGCAGCGGGCGCAGTGGACCCCCGTGCCCGTCGAGCTGAAAGCGGGGGACTGCACCTGGCACCATGGCCTCACGTTCCATTACACCCGCCCCAACACCACCGACCGGACGCGCCGCGCCGTCGTGACGATCTATATTCCCGACGGCATCACCTACGCCGCCGACGAGAAGATGGAACACCCGCTCTCGCCGACGATCACCAGCCGCAAGGGCGAGCCGCTGCGGGGCACGAAGTTCCTCCGGCTCCTGTGA
- a CDS encoding sugar phosphate isomerase/epimerase family protein, which produces MPRTRATPAGTPDGRPGTHEAERLLPPPRDLSRLCIHTVTTRPWSLPEAAAAYERAGIPAITVWREAVAGHGPAEAHRIIADHGLTIVSYVRGGFFAAPTAAARRAAVDENLRIIDEAAALGAPLVVLVCGAVPGQLLETSRAQIRDGLERILPYAEAAGVRLGIEALHPVYADSRSAINTLRQANDLADDLDSPALGVVVDVYHLWWDPDLRDEIERSGRNGRLFAFHICDWKTPTEHLLLDRGLMGEGCIPLRRIRTWVEAAGFDGYREVEIFSESYWREDQHDFLEKIKHAYLTHA; this is translated from the coding sequence ATGCCCCGAACGCGAGCAACTCCGGCGGGCACGCCCGACGGCCGGCCGGGCACCCACGAGGCGGAGCGGCTGCTGCCTCCGCCGCGCGACCTCTCGCGCCTCTGCATCCACACCGTCACGACGCGGCCGTGGAGCCTGCCCGAAGCGGCGGCGGCCTACGAGCGTGCCGGCATCCCCGCCATCACGGTCTGGCGCGAGGCCGTCGCCGGGCACGGGCCGGCCGAGGCGCACCGCATCATCGCCGACCACGGCCTGACCATCGTCTCCTACGTGCGGGGCGGCTTCTTCGCGGCACCGACGGCCGCCGCCCGGCGTGCCGCCGTCGACGAAAACCTGCGCATCATCGACGAGGCAGCGGCGCTGGGTGCCCCGCTCGTCGTGCTCGTCTGCGGCGCCGTGCCAGGCCAGCTCCTGGAGACCTCCCGCGCCCAGATCCGGGACGGGCTGGAACGCATCCTGCCCTACGCCGAGGCCGCCGGGGTGCGCCTCGGCATCGAGGCCCTCCACCCGGTCTATGCCGACAGCCGCTCCGCCATCAACACCCTCCGCCAGGCCAACGACCTCGCCGACGACCTGGACAGCCCCGCGCTGGGCGTCGTCGTGGACGTCTATCACCTCTGGTGGGACCCCGACCTGCGCGACGAGATCGAGCGCAGCGGCCGGAACGGTCGCCTCTTCGCCTTCCATATCTGCGACTGGAAAACCCCGACCGAACACCTGCTCCTGGACCGGGGGCTGATGGGGGAGGGATGCATTCCCCTCCGGCGTATCCGCACCTGGGTCGAGGCCGCCGGCTTCGACGGCTACCGCGAGGTCGAAATCTTCTCGGAAAGCTACTGGCGCGAGGACCAACACGACTTTCTGGAAAAGATCAAGCATGCCTACCTGACGCATGCCTGA
- a CDS encoding Gfo/Idh/MocA family protein yields MNEIDQTAPSVREGTPTIHRVGIVMNGVTGRMGTNQHLLRSIKAIRDQGGIRLSDEEIILPEPLLVGRNPVKLARLAAASGFDKWTTDVEAALADPAYEVYFDAQTTDRRAVWVRRAIEAGKHVYCEKPTALTTEEALDLYRAAREAGVKHGVVQDKLWLPGLMKLRALRETGFFGRILSVRGEFGYWVFEGDVVPPQRPSWNYRKEDGGGIILDMLCHWRYVLDNLFGPVRAVSCLGATHIPRRWDEHGRPYDVTADDSAYATFELEGGIVAHFNASWCVRVRRDDLLTLQVDGTRGSAVAGLRRCWTQAYGNTPRPVWNPDVPQPIDFFDGWLEVPDQQAYDNAFKAQWELFLRHVVRDEPFPYDLLEGARGVQLAELGLASWQRRAWIDVPPLTS; encoded by the coding sequence ATGAACGAGATCGACCAGACGGCCCCCTCCGTCCGTGAAGGCACCCCGACCATCCACCGGGTGGGTATCGTGATGAACGGCGTCACCGGGCGGATGGGGACGAACCAGCACCTGCTTCGCTCCATCAAAGCCATTCGGGACCAGGGGGGGATCCGCCTCAGCGACGAGGAGATCATCCTGCCCGAACCGCTGCTTGTAGGGCGCAACCCGGTCAAGCTGGCACGGCTGGCCGCCGCCTCCGGTTTCGACAAGTGGACGACGGACGTCGAGGCGGCCCTGGCCGACCCGGCCTACGAGGTGTATTTCGACGCACAGACCACCGACCGGCGGGCCGTGTGGGTGCGGCGGGCCATCGAGGCCGGCAAGCACGTCTACTGCGAGAAGCCCACGGCGCTGACCACGGAAGAGGCGCTGGACCTCTACCGGGCCGCCCGCGAGGCCGGCGTCAAGCACGGCGTCGTGCAGGACAAGCTCTGGCTGCCCGGCCTGATGAAGCTCCGCGCGCTGCGGGAGACGGGCTTCTTCGGCCGCATCCTCTCCGTGCGGGGGGAATTCGGCTACTGGGTCTTCGAGGGGGACGTCGTCCCGCCCCAGCGCCCTTCGTGGAACTACCGCAAGGAGGACGGCGGAGGGATCATCCTGGACATGCTCTGTCACTGGCGTTACGTGCTGGACAACCTCTTCGGGCCGGTGCGGGCCGTCTCGTGCCTGGGGGCCACCCACATCCCGCGCCGGTGGGACGAACACGGCCGCCCGTACGACGTCACCGCCGACGACAGCGCCTATGCCACGTTCGAACTCGAAGGGGGGATCGTCGCCCACTTCAACGCCTCCTGGTGCGTGCGCGTCCGCCGGGACGACCTGCTCACGTTACAGGTCGACGGCACCCGTGGGTCCGCGGTGGCCGGGCTGCGCCGCTGCTGGACGCAGGCCTACGGCAACACCCCGCGGCCGGTCTGGAACCCCGACGTCCCCCAGCCCATCGACTTTTTCGACGGCTGGCTGGAGGTGCCCGACCAGCAGGCCTATGACAACGCCTTCAAGGCCCAGTGGGAGCTCTTCCTCCGGCACGTGGTCCGGGACGAGCCGTTCCCCTATGACCTGCTCGAAGGGGCCAGGGGGGTGCAGCTGGCCGAGCTGGGCCTGGCCTCCTGGCAGCGGCGGGCCTGGATCGACGTGCCTCCGCTGACGTCGTGA
- a CDS encoding 3-ketoacyl-ACP reductase has product MKPLALITGGASGIGLGISEALAAEGYDLLVCGRRAEARVAAALDRLRAAGAHVTYVSADMGTAGGRQAVMEAARAQGRLHVLVNNAGMAPPERRDLLDASEESFDRVLDVNLKGPYFLTQAVARWMIAQRQADAGYRAAIINIGSVSATMASVERGEYCLSKAGLAMATRLWAVRLGPYGIPVYEVRPGIIRSDMTAGVQEKYDRLIADGLLVQARWGEPEDVGRAVAMLVRGDLPYSTGQVIMVDGGLHLERL; this is encoded by the coding sequence ATGAAGCCACTGGCCCTGATCACCGGGGGAGCCTCCGGCATCGGCCTGGGGATCTCCGAAGCGCTGGCCGCCGAGGGGTACGACCTGCTCGTGTGCGGCCGCCGCGCCGAAGCCCGCGTCGCCGCCGCCCTCGACCGGCTGCGGGCCGCGGGCGCCCACGTCACCTACGTCTCGGCCGACATGGGGACGGCCGGCGGGCGGCAGGCCGTCATGGAGGCGGCCCGCGCCCAGGGACGGCTGCACGTGCTGGTCAACAACGCCGGTATGGCCCCGCCCGAACGCCGCGACCTGCTCGACGCCTCCGAGGAAAGCTTCGACCGGGTCCTGGACGTGAACCTCAAGGGCCCGTACTTCCTCACCCAGGCCGTCGCCCGGTGGATGATCGCACAGCGGCAGGCCGATGCCGGCTACCGGGCCGCCATCATCAACATCGGATCGGTCTCGGCCACGATGGCCTCGGTCGAGCGGGGCGAGTACTGCCTTTCGAAGGCGGGGCTGGCCATGGCCACCCGGCTGTGGGCCGTCCGGCTGGGGCCCTACGGCATTCCCGTCTACGAGGTGCGGCCCGGCATCATCCGCAGCGACATGACCGCCGGCGTGCAGGAGAAATACGACCGCCTCATCGCCGACGGGCTGCTCGTACAGGCCCGCTGGGGAGAGCCGGAGGACGTCGGCCGCGCCGTGGCCATGCTCGTCCGCGGCGATCTGCCGTACTCGACCGGCCAGGTCATCATGGTCGACGGCGGGCTCCATCTGGAGCGGCTCTGA
- a CDS encoding aromatic ring-hydroxylating oxygenase subunit alpha: MQLSEDMPFRAMRKTWQPVGLSRDLPVGQVLRYTLLDEELAVARFEDGLLATRDACPHKGMRLSCAYMERGELVCAYHGWRFARDGRCTGVPSLPDPPRHLLDRASLDTFAVRERYGIIWVRLDDEEAAPLPDIPEFEGHDGWQYLVAEPMPFRCGFRREIENYLDMTHFAFAHRTTLGAAADTVLPELKITRLADGFQMEAPFPAVRTPGVTPSKLQRAHFRRQRCYLPNFTTIRQTFEDGDERMLVHIPSPNTRETCTVFWALAQPEGFRGPRLEEQLAFSTKVLEEDRYMCENQVPREVPINPARGGWGVLVAPGDTLANTFQKAFRRFVLEALAEEEAAA; the protein is encoded by the coding sequence ATGCAGTTGAGCGAAGACATGCCGTTTCGGGCGATGCGCAAGACGTGGCAGCCGGTGGGGCTGTCGCGCGACCTTCCGGTGGGGCAGGTGTTGCGCTACACCTTGCTCGACGAAGAACTGGCCGTGGCCCGGTTCGAGGACGGCCTGCTGGCGACCCGCGACGCTTGCCCGCACAAAGGGATGCGCCTGAGCTGCGCCTACATGGAGCGCGGCGAGCTGGTCTGTGCCTACCACGGCTGGCGCTTCGCACGGGACGGGCGCTGCACCGGCGTGCCCTCGTTGCCCGACCCGCCCCGCCACCTCCTCGACCGGGCGTCGCTGGACACCTTCGCCGTGCGGGAACGCTACGGCATCATCTGGGTCCGCCTCGACGACGAGGAAGCGGCTCCCCTGCCCGACATTCCCGAGTTCGAAGGACACGACGGCTGGCAGTACCTCGTGGCCGAACCCATGCCGTTCCGGTGCGGATTCCGGCGAGAAATCGAAAACTACCTGGACATGACCCACTTCGCCTTCGCGCACCGGACCACCCTCGGGGCCGCCGCCGACACGGTCCTGCCCGAGCTGAAGATTACCCGGCTGGCGGACGGCTTCCAGATGGAAGCCCCGTTCCCGGCCGTGCGGACGCCCGGCGTCACCCCCTCGAAGCTCCAGCGTGCCCACTTCCGTCGCCAGCGCTGCTACCTGCCCAACTTCACCACCATCCGGCAGACCTTCGAGGACGGGGACGAGCGGATGCTCGTGCACATCCCCAGCCCGAACACCCGCGAAACGTGCACCGTCTTCTGGGCACTGGCCCAGCCGGAAGGCTTCCGGGGGCCGAGGCTCGAAGAACAGCTCGCCTTCTCGACGAAAGTGCTGGAGGAGGATCGCTACATGTGCGAGAACCAGGTGCCGCGCGAAGTGCCGATCAACCCCGCGCGGGGTGGATGGGGGGTGCTCGTGGCCCCCGGCGACACGCTCGCCAACACGTTTCAGAAAGCCTTCCGGCGCTTCGTGCTCGAGGCCCTTGCGGAAGAGGAAGCCGCCGCCTGA
- a CDS encoding cobalamin-independent methionine synthase II family protein — MTPETAPSRLPGQTLPREPEILTTTVGSYSPIPWVQAWPGEQTILDATAVVIGTQRRAGIDLPTDGELYRFDPDHPDTNGMIDYFVRRLGGIETAVGRTDAAAFRARSEMAFRRKPAGVVRGPLHEGTLDLQAACARSASVAGGPFKFTLTSPFMLARTLLDHHYGDFERLTLALADVLAEQVAGLPCACVQVDEANVPGSPDMAPLAAEAINRVLRRVEVERAVHLCFGNYGGQTIQRGRWKALTDFLNSLACDHLVLELAHRPADDLAALADIDARITLGVGVIDVKVNHVETPDEVAARIEQAVQAAGPERIRWVHPDCGFWMLHRSVVDRKIEALVAGRDLFLGR; from the coding sequence ATGACCCCCGAGACCGCCCCTTCCCGCCTGCCCGGACAGACCTTGCCCCGCGAGCCGGAGATCCTGACGACCACGGTCGGGTCCTACAGCCCCATCCCCTGGGTGCAGGCCTGGCCGGGCGAGCAGACGATCCTGGATGCCACGGCCGTGGTCATCGGCACCCAGCGCCGGGCCGGGATCGACCTGCCCACCGACGGCGAGCTCTACCGGTTCGACCCCGACCATCCGGACACGAACGGGATGATCGACTATTTCGTCCGCCGCCTCGGCGGGATCGAGACGGCCGTGGGACGCACCGACGCAGCGGCGTTTCGCGCCCGGAGCGAGATGGCCTTCCGGCGCAAGCCGGCCGGGGTGGTCCGCGGCCCGCTGCACGAGGGCACGCTGGACCTGCAGGCGGCCTGTGCCCGCTCCGCCTCCGTCGCCGGCGGTCCCTTCAAGTTCACGCTGACGAGCCCTTTCATGCTCGCCCGCACCCTGCTCGACCACCACTACGGCGATTTCGAGCGGCTCACGCTGGCGCTGGCGGACGTGCTGGCCGAGCAGGTGGCCGGCCTGCCCTGTGCCTGCGTGCAGGTGGATGAGGCCAACGTGCCGGGCAGCCCCGACATGGCCCCGCTGGCCGCCGAGGCCATCAACCGGGTGCTCCGCCGCGTGGAGGTCGAGCGCGCCGTGCACCTGTGTTTCGGCAACTATGGCGGGCAGACGATCCAGCGGGGCCGGTGGAAGGCGCTGACGGATTTCCTCAACAGCCTCGCGTGTGACCACCTGGTGCTGGAACTGGCGCACCGCCCCGCGGACGACCTGGCCGCGCTGGCGGACATCGACGCGCGGATCACACTCGGCGTCGGCGTCATCGACGTCAAGGTCAACCACGTGGAGACGCCCGACGAGGTCGCCGCCCGCATCGAGCAGGCCGTGCAGGCCGCCGGTCCCGAGCGCATCCGGTGGGTCCATCCGGACTGTGGCTTCTGGATGCTCCACCGCTCCGTCGTCGACCGCAAGATCGAGGCCCTCGTAGCCGGCCGCGACCTGTTCCTGGGCCGCTGA